One segment of Macrotis lagotis isolate mMagLag1 chromosome 1, bilby.v1.9.chrom.fasta, whole genome shotgun sequence DNA contains the following:
- the SLC2A1 gene encoding solute carrier family 2, facilitated glucose transporter member 1 yields the protein MESGGKQVTASLMLAVGGAVLGSLQFGYNTGVINAPQKVIEEFYNNTWLKRYDEPIPSTTLTTLWSLSVAIFSVGGMIGSFSVGLFVNRFGRRNSMLMMNSLAFLAAVLMGFSKMAMSFEMLILGRFIIGLYCGLTTGFVPMYVGEVSPTALRGALGTLHQLGIVIGILIAQVFGLDSIMGNEELWPLLLGFIFIPSLIQCALLPFCPESPRFLLINRNEENKAKSVLKKLRGTTDVSSDLQEMKEESRQMMREKKVTILELFRSPMYRQPVLIAMVLQLSQQLSGINAVFYYSTSIFEKSGVQQPVYATIGSGVVNTAFTVVSLFVVERAGRRTLHLIGLAGMAGCAVLMTIALALLDHLPWMSYISIVAIFGFVAFFEIGPGPIPWFIVAELFSQGPRPAAFAVAGLSNWSSNFIVAMCFQYVEQLCGSYVFIIFTVLLVLFFIFTYFKVPETRGRTFDEIASGFRQGGASQSDKTPDEFHSLGADSQV from the exons GTGATAGAAGAATTTTACAATAATACCTGGTTGAAGCGGTATGATGAACCCATACCATCCACCACGCTGACCACTCTGTGGTCCCTCTCCGTGGCCATCTTCTCTGTTGGTGGTATGATTGGCTCCTTCTCCGTGGGTCTCTTTGTCAATCGTTTTGGCAG GCGAAACTCCATGCTGATGATGAATAGTCTGGCCTTTCTTGCTGCTGTGCTCATGGGCTTCTCCAAAATGGCTATGTCTTTTGAGATGCTGATCTTGGGGCGCTTCATTATTGGCTTATACTGCGGCCTCACCACAGGCTTTGTGCCCATGTATGTGGGGGAGGTGTCACCCACTGCCCTACGTGGAGCCTTGGGCACCCTTCACCAGCTAGGCATTGTCATTGGCATCCTCATTGCCCAG GTGTTTGGCCTGGACTCCATCATGGGTAATGAAGAACTGTGGCCCCTTCTCTTGGGTTTCATCTTCATCCCATCCCTGATCCAGTGTGCCCTGCTGCCCTTCTGTCCTGAGAGCCCCCGTTTCCTGCTTATCAATCGCAATGAAGAGAATAAAGCCAAGAGCG TCCTGAAGAAGCTTCGGGGAACCACTGATGTGAGTAGCGACCTTCAGGAGATGAAAGAGGAAAGTAGGCAGATGATGCGTGAGAAGAAGGTGACCATCCTGGAATTGTTCCGCTCACCCATGTACCGGCAGCCAGTCCTCATTGCCATGGTGCTTCAGTTGTCCCAACAGCTATCAGGAATCAATGCT GTCTTCTATTATTCCACCAGCATCTTTGAAAAGTCTGGAGTTCAACAGCCAGTCTACGCTACCATTGGTTCCGGGGTGGTCAATACTGCTTTCACTGTGGTATCG CTGTTTGTGGTGGAGCGGGCCGGACGGCGGACTTTGCACCTCATTGGCCTGGCAGGTATGGCAGGCTGTGCTGTGCTCATGACGATCGCCCTGGCCCTGCTG GACCATCTCCCCTGGATGTCCTACATAAGCATCGTGGCTATCTTTGGCTTCGTGGCTTTCTTTGAGATCGGCCCTGGCCCCATCCCATGGTTCATCGTTGCTGAGCTATTCAGCCAGGGCCCTCGCCCAGCTGCCTTTGCCGTGGCTGGCTTGTCTAATTGGTCCTCCAACTTTATTGTGGCAATGTGTTTCCAGTATGTAGAG CAACTGTGCGGCTCCTATGTCTTCATCATCTTCACTGTGCTGCTCGTCCTCTTCTTCATCTTTACCTACTTCAAAGTCCCTGAGACAAGGGGCCGGACCTTTGATGAAATTGCCTCTGGCTTCCGGCAAGGGGGAGCTAGCCAGAGTGACAAGACACCTGATGAGTTCCACAGCCTGGGAGCTGACTCTCAAGTGTGA